A single genomic interval of Macadamia integrifolia cultivar HAES 741 unplaced genomic scaffold, SCU_Mint_v3 scaffold1956, whole genome shotgun sequence harbors:
- the LOC122065278 gene encoding disease resistance protein TAO1-like, with translation MPNLERWTISVGEEEEEAQQNNHLHFVPSMFRRLIHLELQDCKKLTTVPMLSVEGMQQLTSLRTLKLRWLDKLVFLPDFPAPATLELLHIINCPSLVRLPNCFFDNLKLLSKFEISKCSKELTSLPEGIRHLSALKRLKVGNCSNLSSLPQGIQQLTTLIDLDISTCPSLKILPEGLGSLSSLQKLKIKNCSNLSSLPEGIRHLTSLKKLKLCTCPGLKALPYGLGSLSSLQELEIQDCSNMLSLPEGNWNLTSLKTLNIWKCPILNTVPDGLGSLSSLQVLRIHGCSNLSSLSEGIRHLIALKELRISECPCLKTLPEGMGNLSSLQELEIHDCSNLSSLPERIRHLIALKELRISECPGLKTLPEGMGNLSSLQQLEIHDCSNLSSLPEGIRHLIALKELRISECPWLNT, from the coding sequence ATGCCAAATCTGGAGAGGTGGACAATCTCAgtaggtgaagaagaagaagaagcacaaCAAAATAATCATTTGCATTTTGTGCCTTCAATGTTTCGACGTCTCATTCACTTGGAGCTACAAGATTGCAAAAAGTTGACAACAGTGCCAATGCTTTCGGTGGAGGGAATGCAACAGCTCACCTCCCTCCGAACATTGAAATTGAGATGGCTTGACAAATTGGTGTTTCTACCTGATTTCCCTGCTCCTGCAACACTAGAATTGCTACACATCATAAACTGTCCTAGTCTGGTAAGATTACCAAACTGCTTCTTTGACAATCTCAAGTTGCTTTCTAAGTTTGAAATATCAAAATGTAGTAAGGAGTTGACATCTCTACCAGAAGGGATTCGACATCTCAGTGCACTGAAACGACTAAAAGTTGGCAATTGCTCCAATTTGTCATCTCTACCACAAGGGATTCAACAACTCACCACATTGATAGATCTGGATATTTCTACATGTCCGAGTCTAAAGATATTACCAGAGGGCTTGGGAAGTCTCTCATCGCTTCAAAAGCTTAAGATTAAAAATTGCTCCAACTTATCGTCTTTGCCAGAAGGGATTCGGCATCTTACTTCACTAAAAAAGTTGAAATTGTGTACATGTCCTGGTCTTAAGGCATTACCGTATGGCTTGGGAAGTCTCTCATCGCTTCAAGAGCTCGAGATACAAGATTGCTCCAATATGTTGTCTCTACCAGAAGGGAATTGGAACCTCACTTCACTAAAAACATTGAACATTTGGAAATGTCCAATTCTGAATACAGTACCAGATGGCTTGGGAAGTCTCTCATCACTTCAAGTGCTTCGGATTCATGGTTGCTCTAATTTATCGTCTCTATCAGAAGGGATTCGGCACCTCATTGCACTAAAAGAACTGAGGATTTCAGAATGTCCATGTCTAAAGACATTACCGGAGGGTATGGGAAATCTCTCATCACTTCAAGAGCTTGAGATTCATGATTGCTCCAATTTATCGTCTCTACCAGAAAGGATTCGGCACCTCATTGCACTAAAAGAACTGAGAATTTCAGAATGTCCAGGTCTAAAGACATTACCGGAGGGTATGGGAAATCTCTCATCACTTCAACAGCTTGAGATTCATGATTGCTCCAATTTATCGTCTCTACCAGAAGGGATTCGGCACCTTATTGCACTAAAAGAACTGAGAATTTCAGAATGTCCATGGCTAAATACATGA
- the LOC122065280 gene encoding putative disease resistance protein RGA3 produces the protein MAEALLSGLAPKILKDLGSLLIQEIGTVLGLEKELSKLKASLSTIDAILSDAEKKGATNEVVKDWLRKLKDVAYDTEDVLDAIATEALRQKLELPSNIVLKQVCRSFSPSNPLVFRLKMAHKIKDIIERLDHIQKDSVVAQFQFTTHHQSVDMDINDRRHTDHFVIESEVMGREEDKEKLVKLLTSGGGNNEDNNVMVIPIIGIGGLGKTTLAQLVYNDESVIKKYFDVRMWVCVSFDFNVVHLAKKILESLTSDNCSGLGEIQAKSQLVEKLSGKRYLLVLDDIWNEKNPGKWEDLRKLLIGGASGSVILVTTRSEVVASIMQPIKYMYKLEGLNENDCQSLFNQRAFGRKEEEANHPELVKIGKGIVKKCGGVPLAAKALGSLLRLKRNKKDWLNILDTKIWNLEEQEILPALRISYNHLPSHLKQCFAYCTMFPEDHEIEVDDLIHQWMAHGFILQPPPPTRGGGSHSTMSLEDIGYGYFRDLLWRSFFQEVTEDDKLGKIMKCKMHDLVHSLARWVAGMEWSKVTVDCPSSRIISIPKGVRHMELSKNLNVVPVVTDDKTQKLRTLYLPPNFCISRKQNDLFSPLRGLRVLQLSIVFVVPTSLGYLEQLRYLDLSHNHFKALPNSICRLYNLQTLRLEGCIVFKEWPRDITKMVSLRHLQLDETCHSMQYMPRGLGQLSSLQTLSYFIVGDERRRRSGGLGELHGLNQLRGELFIRELGNVKYVRDAKEANLKDKSELQSLILDWGYPGDNRRRRSSVEEQVLENLQPHQNLKALSIEYYEGIKMPRVSIY, from the exons ATGGCAGAAGCATTACTTTCTGGTCTTGCACCCAAAATCTTAAAGGACTTGGGCTCTCTCCTCATCCAAGAGATTGGAACGGTATTGGGATTAGAAAAGGAATTGAGTAAACTCAAGGCCTCTTTATCCACAATCGATGCCATATTATCGGATGCGGAGAAGAAAGGTGCAACCAACGAAGTGGTGAAAGATTGGTTGAGAAAGCTGAAGGATGTAGCTTACGATACTGAAGATGTGTTGGATGCAATTGCAACGGAAGCCTTGCGACAGAAACTGGAGCTTCCAAGCAATATTGTTCTAAAACAGGTATGCAGAAGCTTCTCGCCTTCAAATCCACTTGTATTTCGTTTGAAAATGGCTCATAAAATAAAGGATATCATAGAGAGGTTAGATCATATTCAAAAGGATAGTGTTGTAGCTCAATTTCAATTtacaactcatcatcaatctgtAGACATGGACATCAATGATAGGAGGCATACCGACCATTTTGTAATTGAATCTGAGGTCATGGGTAGAGAAGAGGATAAAGAAAAACTAGTAAAGCTGTTAACTTCAGGTGGTGGAAATAATGAAGACAATAATGTGATGGTCATTCCCATAATTGGGATTGGCGGGTTAGGGAAGACAACACTTGCTCAGCTTGTGTATAATGATGAAAGTGTCATCAAGAAGTATTTTGACGTGCGAATGTGGGTATGTGTCTCCTTTGATTTTAATGTTGTGCACCTTGCAAAGAAAATTCTTGAATCTCTAACCAGTGATAACTGTAGTGGTTTGGGGGAAATTCAAGCAAAATCACAACTGGTAGAAAAACTATCTGGAAAGAGATATTTGCTTGTCCTAGATGATATCTGGAATGAAAAAAATCCAGGTAAATGGGAGGATTTGAGAAAACTTTTAATAGGTGGGGCAAGTGGAAGTGTGATCTTGGTAACCACCCGTAGTGAAGTGGTTGCATCAATCATGCAACCAATCAAATATATGTACAAATTGGAAGGGTTAAATGAAAATGATTGTCAATCTCTATTCAATCAACGGGCGTTTGgcaggaaagaagaagaagcaaaccaTCCTGAGCTAgtgaaaattgggaaaggtATAGTGAAAAAGTGTGGAGGAGTGCCTTTGGCTGCAAAGGCATTAGGAAGCTTGTTGCGcctcaaaagaaacaaaaaggattGGTTGAATATCCTAGATACGAAAATTTGGAACCTAGAGGAACAAGAAATACTACCTGCTTTAAGGATAAGCTACAACCACCTGCCATCCCATTTGAAGCAATGCTTTGCATATTGTACTATGTTCCCAGAAGATCATGAAATAGAAGTTGATGATTTGATCCATCAATGGATGGCACATGGGTTCATCCtccaaccaccaccaccaactagGGGAGGTGGAAGTCACAGTACAATGTCGTTAGAAGACATTGGGTATGGGTATTTCAGGGACTTGCTATGGAGATCATTCTTTCAAGAGGTAACAGAAGATGATAAGCTTGGCAAAATTATGAAATGCAAAATGCATGACCTGGTGCATAGCCTTGCACGATGGGTTGCAGGGATGGAATGGTCGAAGGTAACAGTAGACTGCCCCTCCTCGAGAATAATATCTATACCTAAGGGAGTGAGACACATGGAACTGTCTAAAAATTTAAACGTCGTTCCTGTAGTCACAGATGACAAGACCCAAAAGTTACGGACACTTTACTTGCCCCCAAATTTTTGTATTTCGAGAAAACAAAATGATCTTTTCTCACCTTTGCGAGGCTTGCGCGTGTTACAATTGAGCATAGTCTTCGTCGTACCGACTTCCTTAGGTTACCTGGAACAACTAAGGTACCTTGACCTATCCCACAATCATTTCAAAGCACTCCCTAATTCTATATGTAGGTTGTATAATCTGCAAACATTAAGACTTGAGGGTTGTATCGTATTTAAAGAGTGGCCCAGAGATATCACAAAAATGGTTAGCCTTAGACATCTTCAGTTGGATGAGACGTGTCACTCTATGCAATACATGCCACGTGGGTTGGGGCAGTTGTCTTCTCTTCAGACTTTGTCATATTTCATTGTGGGCGacgaaagaagaaggagaagtggTGGGCTTGGGGAGTTGCATGGCCTAAACCAGCTTCGAGGGGAGTTATTTATCAGGGAGCTTGGAAATGTGAAATATGTCAGAGATGCCAAGGAAGCAAATTTGAAGGACAAGTCAGAGCTTCAATCTTTGATATTGGATTGGGGTTATCCAGGAGATAATAGGAGGAGGAGGTCATCAGTAGAAGAACAAGTGTTGGAGAATCTCCAGCCGCACCAAAATCTCAAGGCATTGAGTATTGAATATTACGAAGGCATCAAGATGCCAC GCGTCTCCATCTATTAA